From a region of the Schistocerca nitens isolate TAMUIC-IGC-003100 chromosome 8, iqSchNite1.1, whole genome shotgun sequence genome:
- the LOC126199606 gene encoding myosin heavy chain, embryonic smooth muscle isoform-like: MLAALLKETRETKESLKEEFQKSLEKNSQESREREERSEKRLQESLEKNSQETRESLEKSSQETKASLERNSQETKERLESFKEDLQEIKTSQMKIEYNLKKEIQELQEQWKMDINERENKLQKSIDQVQGNVEKVEGKLTQKIEDDIEETKAELGERINEVETKCNYRIAEVTQRQQQCHEAVRGIEDKQNRLTVNLQNAVTMQREGEKRVAMEVKQLQQGVQQLESKTEEIDRRISNATLAVGENKVITLMSNDNRCIQSNTGQKFRPKGGLHPRIFMKWLKGVLPAHLKDSDKIQFAIDRMEGEAFTWGVRKKEGTTSYDQFEEEFLRKYWSKSHQCAAIEDLLHRKSLSTWRGTLREFAEHLWELNETLEQPLSDDVMISAIKRRLNHRMQETISGSLIEDREALMKILEQLESVRSQGHDQHNGQNREGGNDPRNHFNNSSNYRGRGGGYGYRNRGEDGIGE; encoded by the coding sequence ATGTTGGCAGCCTTGCTAAAAGAAACTAGAGAAACTaaagaatcattaaaggaagagtttCAAAAGTCGTTAGAAAAAAATTCACaagaaagtagagagagggaagaaaggtcagagaagcgtttacaagaatcattagagaagaattcacaggaaacaagagaatcattagagaagagttcacaagaaactaaAGCATCGTTAGAGAGGAAttcacaagaaaccaaagaaagactggagtcatttaaggaagatttacaagagataaaaacgtcacaaatgaaaatagaatataatctgaagaaggaaatacaggagctacaagaacagtggaaaatggatatcaatgaaagagagaataagctgcagaagagcatagaccaagtccagggaaacgtggagaaggtggaaggaaagttaacacaaAAAATAGAAGACGATATCGAAGAAACGaaggccgaattgggagaaagaatcaacgaagtggaaacaaagtgCAATTATCGAATCGCCGAAGTGACGCAGAGGCAACAACAATGCCACGAGGCGGTTAGGGGGATAGAAGATAAGCAAAACCGACTAACTGTTAATCTGCAAAATGCTGTAACCATGCAACGAGAAGGAGAAAAGAGGGTCGCAATGGAGGTCAAacagttacaacagggagtgcagcaattggaaagcaagacagaggaaattgatagacgaattagtAATGCAACCTTAGCCGTTGGGGAAAATAAGGTCATTACATTGATGAGcaatgataatcggtgcatccaaagtaatacagggcagaagtttagacCAAAGGGAGGGTTGCACCcaaggatatttatgaaatggctaaaaggagttcttCCAGcgcatcttaaggactcagacaagattcaatttgcaatagatagaatggaaggtgaggcgttcacttggggagtcaggaagaaagaAGGGACTACAAGTTATGACCAATTTGAGGAGGAATTCTTAAGGAAATACTGGtctaaaagccatcaatgtgcagcaattgaggacctactccatcgcaaatcacttagtacatggaggggaacgttgagagagtttgctgaacatttgtgggaattgaacgagaccctggaacaacccctgagtgatgacgtaatgatatcggcaATAAAAAGAAGGTTGAATCATAGAATGCAAGAAACTATATCCGGGAGCCTGATTGAAGATAGGGAGGCGCTGATGAAGATACTGGAACAAttagaatctgttcgatcacaaggGCATGATCAACATAATGGTCAAAatcgagagggaggtaatgacccaaggaatcatttcaaTAATTCGTCTaactatagaggaagaggtggcggttatgGATACAGGAACCGtggagaagatgggataggcgaatga